The bacterium genome includes the window CTGGCGCGCAAGCCCTCTTTCGAGTATCCCACCGGCAGCGGCATCAATTACGGCACCTGCGTCGGCATTGTCATCGGCGCACCGGCCGCCCAGGATCCCGGCGCCGTGAGCGGAGCCAACTCGGAGAATCTCGAATACCTCGATGGTTCGATGGATGAAGGTCCGGCCGCCTTCTGGGACGAGGAGCACTACGCCCCCTATCCCGAGGTGGTCGGCAGCGCCGTGGCGCCGCTGAGCACCGACCCCTCCACCTGGCCCAGCAGTGGCCCCAATCGCGGCTGGCCCCTCCTCATTCCGGGGACCGGCGATTCGTTGCGCGTGGGCAGCGAGGGCTGGCCCGGCGCGGGCCGCCACGGCGAACGCATCGCTGACCAGGAGACCTACTCGGCCATGTACGCCTGGCGCGGCACCGACCTCGGCACCAACGAACGGCGCTGGCTCAATACCAACGTCGAGATGCGCGGTCTCGCCTGGACGGGAGAGCTCTATCAGGATTTCCTTATATGGATCTATGTAGTTCGCAACATCGGCACCGCCCCTATTCGCGGCATGCGCGTCGGCATCCACTCCGACTTTGGCTACCTGCCCCTCGCCTTCTCGCCGACGAGCACCGGGGACACCGATCGCCATTATTATGACCCCCGTCTGCAGTTCGCATATGGGACCGATGATAACGGCTATGAGGACAATCCCGCAGGCGGTAGCCTGGCGGCCAACCAGATCGCCTGGGGCGGCACGATGGCCCTGCGCATGCCAGGTCCCTCCAAAAAGGTAGCCACCTACGATGCCTTTAATTTCTGGATGGAAGCAACCACCCCCAGCGGCAATGGCGCCAGCAAGGAACTCTATTTCCGCTATAATCTCGCCAACCAGGGCGATCCCGAGGACAGCAACAAAGACGGCATCGACGACGATTTCGATCATAACGGCGTGGCCGATGCCCTCGAGGGCGGCCAGGGCTACTACCTGGGCCAGGGTTCGGACGGCATTCAGGTCATGGGCTCAGAACCCTTCGACCTCGCCCCCGGCCAGGCTGATACCATGATCTTCGCCACCATCTTCGGCATGTCCAAAGCCCAGTTGTATAAAAACGCCGCGAATGCCCAGACCCTCTACGAGTCCGGATGGCAGGTAGTCAAGGCCCCGCCCGCCCCCCGCCTGGAAATCATCCCGGGCAATGGCCGCAATACCCTGATCTGGAGCACCGAGAGCGAACGCGATCCCGAGTTCGAGGGGTACAAGATCTACCGCTCGACCGATGAAGGCGTCACCTGGGGCACGGAGACTTATACCGATTTCTCCGGCACGATCAAGTATATCCCGCTGGCGCGCTTTGACCGCATCGACGGCATCAAGGGCAATTACCGGACCCTCCCGGAATTCGCCTGGTTCGATCTCGGCAGTGAGACCGGCCTGCCGCTCGCGCGGGTGATCGATAGCGACACGCTTGGCTATTTCAAGCGCGGCGATACCGTCCATGTCTATATCGATGACCAGCTCATCAACGGACTCAATTACCGCTACTACATCGCCGCTTATGACACCGGCAATGGCATCACCGGGCCGCTGGAGAATACCGCGGCTTCGCAACCGAAAACCGGCTCCAACACCGTTGCCGTCGTGCCGCACGCCCCGGTCGCCCGTTCCGTGCTCGACCAGGTCAAGGTGGTTCCCAATCCTTATGTGGTGGCCTCCGGCTGGGAGGTCGGCATGGACAAACAGCTGCAATTTACCTATCTGCCCGCTGAGGCGACGATCCGGATCTTCAATTCGGCCGGCGAAAAAGTTCGCACCCTCGAGCATCGCGGTGGTTCCGCCCTTGCGCCGAGCATCGCCATCTGGGATCTGAAAAACGAGGACCAGCAGTTGGTCGCCGCCGGCCTCTATTTTTACTATATTGAATCTCCGCTGGGCAAAACACAGGGCAAGTTCCTGGTGATTATGTAAGCGGATTATCCATCACTCCCTGATTCCTTCACGCGAAAGAGACCTATGAACGATAATTTCACCAATATAGAGATCCACCGTCAGCCGGAGATATGGCGCGACGCAGTTGCCGCGCTCGCTGCACAGAGCCAGGAGCATCAACGGCTCTTGCGGGAATACCGGGAACACCTTTGGGTCTTCACCGGCTGCGGCACGTCCTTCTACCTGGCGCAGGCCGCCGCGGCACTCTTCTCCGGGCTAACTGGTCTGCGCAGCAAGGCCGTTCCGGCATCCGAAATCCTGATCTATCCCGAACTGGTCTTCAATCCGCACGAACGCATCCTGACCGTCGCCTTCTCTCGCTCCGGCACCACCACCGAAATTGTCTGGGCGGTCGAAAAAACGCGGCATGAATTCGGCATCCCCACCCTATGCATTTCGTGCGATCCCGATTCGCCGCTGGCCCTGGCCGGGGACCGCTCCATCACCTTTCCCTTCCCGGCCGAACAGAGCGTGGTCATGACCGGTTCTTTCACCACCATGCTCCTCAGCCTGGTGCAGGCGGCGATACAGGGTTGGGAAAGGACGGAACAGGCGGACCTGCTCGCACAGATTCCCGCAGCCGGTGAGGCGCTGCTCGTTCAGGCCGATGCCATTCTGCCCACGATCATCTCGCACTCCTTCACCCAGTTCGTCTTCCTGGCCCAGGGCCCCTTTTACGGCCTCGCCAATGAAGCCGCGCTCAAAATGAACGAAATGTCCCTCTCCGCCTCCCGCAGCTTTCATGCCCTCGAGTACCGCCATGGTCCGATGTCGACGACCACGACCGAGACCCTGATTACGCTCCTCCTCTCGCAGAGAGGGGTGGAGTATGAGCTGAAAATGGCCGCCGACATGAAAAAGCTCGGGGCGCAGATGCTGCTGCTGCATGATAGCAGCCTGACCCGGATTCCCGGCGACGTCGATTTCGACTTTTGCGTGCCGGGTCCGGGCGGCGACCTCGCCAATGCGCTGCTCTACATGCCGGTTCTGCAGCTGCTCGGCTATTATAATGCCCTGCACCGGAACCAGAATCCCGATCAGCCGCACAATCTCAGGGCGGTGGTCACACTTTCACTATAGGGAGCGTCTGTGAAAAAGAAAAATCTGGATGTCGCGGTCATAGGCGAGCTCAACATCGATCTCGTCCTGCGCGACATCGCCATGCCTGAAAACGAGAAAGAAAAGTTGGCCGGAGATATGCGTTTCACCATGGGGAGTTCCTCGGCCATCACCGCCCACAATCTCGCCGCCCTCGGCACCCGCGTCGGCTTCGTCGGCAAGGCGGGGCTGGATGCCTTCGGCCGCTACATGGTCGAACAACTGACCGCCGGCGGGGTTGATACCCGCGGCATTCAGATGCAAAGCAATCTCAAGACCGGCGCCACCATCGTCCTCGCCAATCCGCCCTACAAGGCCCTACTCACCTATATGGGTGCGATGCGCGATCTGACCATGGCCGATCTCGATTGGGACTATATCATCGAGGCAAACCACCTTCATATCGGCTGTTTCTTCCTTCAGACCGGTATCCGTCCGGATGCGGGCACGATTTTCGCCCGTGCCCGCAAGCTCGGTCTGACGACCTCGCTCGATACCAACTGGGATCCCGACGAGCAGTGGGGCGAGGATCTGCTCCAGACCCTGCCGCACACCGACCTCTTTTTCCCCAATGAGGACGAAGCGATGCGGATCGCGCGTGCGGCGAGTGTCGAAGAGGCGATCGCCAAACTGCGCAAGCTGGTCAAGATCCTGGTAGTCAAGCGCGGCGCTGCCGGCGCCACCGTCTGTGCCGGGGAGGAGAGCTGGACAGCGCCGGCCTACCGGGTCGAGGCGGTCGAGACCACCGGCGCTGGCGACAGCTTCAACGCCGGATTTCTGCACGGCTGGCTCAAGGGCATGAGCCCCGTCGAATGTATGCAGTATGGCAATGCCTGCGGCGCCCTGGCGGTGACGGAGATGGGCGGCACCGAGGCGTTCAAGGAGCAGGCGACCGTATGGCCGCGGCTCAGGCGGATCATCGATGGCCGCTGAACTGCTGCGTGATCGGCTGACGCGCAACAAGCAGGGGGCCGGCTGCGGGCTCTACTCGGTCTGTTCGAGCCACCCCCGCGTCCTTGAGGCAGCCATGCAGCAAGCCCTTGCGGATGGCTCCCCCCTGCTGATCGAATCGACCTCCAACCAGGTCGACCAATTCGGCGGTTACACCGGCATGACCCCCGACCGCTTTGTCGCCATGGTGCACGAGACCGCTGCAGCCATGCGCTTCCCCCGCGAACGCCTCCTCCTCGGCGGCGATCATCTTGGCCCCAATGTCTGGCAGCAGGAACCCGCCGCCGCGGCTCTGGCCAAGGCGGAGGAACAAGTGGCTGCCTATGTCCGCGCCGGCTATCTCAAACTCCATCTCGACGCTACCATGGCCTGCGGCGACGATACCGGACCCGCTCTGCCGCCGGAAGTCATTGCCGAACGCACCGCGCTCCTGTGTGCGGCGGCGGAACGTGCCGCTCAGGGCCGCGCCGAGGCTCCGCTCTACATCATCGGCTCCGATGTCCCCATTCCCGGCGGCGCTCAACATCCACTGGATCATGTCGAGCCGACCACCGTCGCGGCCGTGGAGGAGTGCATTACCCTGACGCGTCAGGCTTTCCACCAGCGTGACCTCGAGGCCGCCTGGGGGCGGGTTATCGCGGTGGTGGTGCAGCCGGGGGTCGAGTTCAGCCATGACCACGTCGTGAACTATGATCGCGAACGGGCCCGCCCGTTGAGCCGATTCATCGCCGGTCTCCCAGGGCTGGTATATGAGGCCCATTCGACCGACTACCAGACCGGCACCGCCCTGCATCAGCTGGTCCAAGACCACTTCGCCATCCTCAAGGTCGGCCCC containing:
- a CDS encoding T9SS C-terminal target domain-containing protein translates to MIKRTLLLAGLGLLMVFSLLSAQTDPMLYQRWNTMNINRLSTQFNNTGMLGDGNEQNIPLARKPSFEYPTGSGINYGTCVGIVIGAPAAQDPGAVSGANSENLEYLDGSMDEGPAAFWDEEHYAPYPEVVGSAVAPLSTDPSTWPSSGPNRGWPLLIPGTGDSLRVGSEGWPGAGRHGERIADQETYSAMYAWRGTDLGTNERRWLNTNVEMRGLAWTGELYQDFLIWIYVVRNIGTAPIRGMRVGIHSDFGYLPLAFSPTSTGDTDRHYYDPRLQFAYGTDDNGYEDNPAGGSLAANQIAWGGTMALRMPGPSKKVATYDAFNFWMEATTPSGNGASKELYFRYNLANQGDPEDSNKDGIDDDFDHNGVADALEGGQGYYLGQGSDGIQVMGSEPFDLAPGQADTMIFATIFGMSKAQLYKNAANAQTLYESGWQVVKAPPAPRLEIIPGNGRNTLIWSTESERDPEFEGYKIYRSTDEGVTWGTETYTDFSGTIKYIPLARFDRIDGIKGNYRTLPEFAWFDLGSETGLPLARVIDSDTLGYFKRGDTVHVYIDDQLINGLNYRYYIAAYDTGNGITGPLENTAASQPKTGSNTVAVVPHAPVARSVLDQVKVVPNPYVVASGWEVGMDKQLQFTYLPAEATIRIFNSAGEKVRTLEHRGGSALAPSIAIWDLKNEDQQLVAAGLYFYYIESPLGKTQGKFLVIM
- a CDS encoding D-tagatose-bisphosphate aldolase, class II, non-catalytic subunit: MAAELLRDRLTRNKQGAGCGLYSVCSSHPRVLEAAMQQALADGSPLLIESTSNQVDQFGGYTGMTPDRFVAMVHETAAAMRFPRERLLLGGDHLGPNVWQQEPAAAALAKAEEQVAAYVRAGYLKLHLDATMACGDDTGPALPPEVIAERTALLCAAAERAAQGRAEAPLYIIGSDVPIPGGAQHPLDHVEPTTVAAVEECITLTRQAFHQRDLEAAWGRVIAVVVQPGVEFSHDHVVNYDRERARPLSRFIAGLPGLVYEAHSTDYQTGTALHQLVQDHFAILKVGPWLTYALREALFALAEMETLWLGDRADSTPSRLVETIDAVMDRDPRFWKKHYHGTAAEVRFARHYSYSDRIRYYWPDPAITAAVLHLQANLQRHPLPLTLISQFLPDQYRAIREGRLTNDPVALVRHRIATVLGLYANATGSTSTSA
- a CDS encoding SIS domain-containing protein, whose product is MNDNFTNIEIHRQPEIWRDAVAALAAQSQEHQRLLREYREHLWVFTGCGTSFYLAQAAAALFSGLTGLRSKAVPASEILIYPELVFNPHERILTVAFSRSGTTTEIVWAVEKTRHEFGIPTLCISCDPDSPLALAGDRSITFPFPAEQSVVMTGSFTTMLLSLVQAAIQGWERTEQADLLAQIPAAGEALLVQADAILPTIISHSFTQFVFLAQGPFYGLANEAALKMNEMSLSASRSFHALEYRHGPMSTTTTETLITLLLSQRGVEYELKMAADMKKLGAQMLLLHDSSLTRIPGDVDFDFCVPGPGGDLANALLYMPVLQLLGYYNALHRNQNPDQPHNLRAVVTLSL
- a CDS encoding sugar kinase, which encodes MKKKNLDVAVIGELNIDLVLRDIAMPENEKEKLAGDMRFTMGSSSAITAHNLAALGTRVGFVGKAGLDAFGRYMVEQLTAGGVDTRGIQMQSNLKTGATIVLANPPYKALLTYMGAMRDLTMADLDWDYIIEANHLHIGCFFLQTGIRPDAGTIFARARKLGLTTSLDTNWDPDEQWGEDLLQTLPHTDLFFPNEDEAMRIARAASVEEAIAKLRKLVKILVVKRGAAGATVCAGEESWTAPAYRVEAVETTGAGDSFNAGFLHGWLKGMSPVECMQYGNACGALAVTEMGGTEAFKEQATVWPRLRRIIDGR